Proteins co-encoded in one Bacillota bacterium genomic window:
- a CDS encoding twin-arginine translocase TatA/TatE family subunit, translating into MGRIGPMEILIILVIALVVFGPSRLPELGRAVGRGLREFRNATQGLSQEISQAVEAPAQPAQPARPAAPAPAAEAAGGSAGRDGETGGGTGRPSA; encoded by the coding sequence CCGCATCGGGCCGATGGAGATCCTCATCATCCTGGTTATCGCGCTGGTCGTCTTCGGGCCCTCGCGCCTGCCCGAGCTCGGCCGGGCCGTGGGCCGCGGCCTGCGCGAGTTCCGCAACGCCACCCAGGGACTGAGCCAGGAGATCAGCCAGGCGGTGGAGGCGCCCGCCCAGCCGGCGCAGCCGGCCCGGCCGGCGGCGCCGGCCCCGGCCGCGGAGGCCGCCGGCGGCTCCGCGGGTCGCGACGGGGAGACCGGCGGCGGGACGGGCCGGCCCTCCGCCTGA